A window of Pantoea agglomerans contains these coding sequences:
- the yigB gene encoding 5-amino-6-(5-phospho-D-ribitylamino)uracil phosphatase YigB, giving the protein MKFYRPLRAVKAITFDLDDTLYDNYPVIRRTTAETHAALQAWHPSLRDFTPLDYQRLRDELLAREPDIYHDVSEWRRRSVELALLNAGLAPQAAAAGADEIMKVFHHWRSQVEMPEETHQTLKALGEKVPLVAITNGNARPEQLGIADYFQFSLRAGPDGRAKPYQDMYHLAAQRLGIAPAHILHVGDDLTTDVAGALRCGMQACWINLRGGNLMQIADARLVPHVEISRLASLTSLL; this is encoded by the coding sequence ATGAAGTTTTACCGTCCGCTACGCGCCGTTAAGGCGATCACTTTCGATCTCGACGATACGCTTTACGATAACTATCCCGTGATCCGCAGGACCACCGCCGAGACGCATGCGGCGCTGCAGGCCTGGCATCCGTCGCTGCGCGACTTTACGCCGCTCGATTATCAGCGGCTGCGCGACGAGCTGCTGGCGCGCGAGCCCGATATTTATCACGACGTATCGGAGTGGCGTCGACGCTCGGTCGAGCTGGCACTGCTGAACGCCGGTCTCGCCCCGCAGGCGGCGGCAGCGGGCGCAGACGAAATCATGAAGGTATTTCACCACTGGCGCAGCCAGGTGGAGATGCCGGAAGAGACGCATCAGACGCTGAAGGCGCTGGGCGAAAAAGTCCCGCTGGTGGCCATCACCAACGGCAACGCGCGCCCGGAGCAGCTCGGCATCGCCGACTATTTTCAGTTCTCGCTGCGCGCCGGGCCAGACGGCCGCGCGAAGCCTTATCAGGATATGTATCATCTCGCCGCGCAGCGGCTCGGCATCGCGCCTGCGCATATTCTGCACGTAGGCGACGACCTGACCACTGACGTCGCGGGCGCGCTGCGCTGCGGCATGCAGGCGTGCTGGATCAACCTGCGCGGCGGCAACCTGATGCAGATTGCCGACGCGCGTCTGGTGCCGCACGTGGAAATTTCGCGATTGGCTTCCCTGACCTCACTGTTATAA
- the uvrD gene encoding DNA helicase II, protein MDVSDLLNGLNDKQREAVAAPRSNLLVLAGAGSGKTRVLVHRIAWLLSVENCSPYSIMAVTFTNKAAAEMRHRIEQLIGTSQGGMWIGTFHGLAHRLLRAHHLDAGLPQDFQILDSEDQLRLLKRLIKAMNLDEKQWPARQGMWYINGKKDEGLRPKHIESYGNPVEQTWLRIYQAYQEACDRAGLVDFAELLLRAHELWLYKPHILNHYRERFSNILVDEFQDTNNIQYAWIRMLAGDSGRVIIVGDDDQSIYGWRGAQVENIQRFLQDFPAAETIRLEQNYRSTNNILKSANALIANNNGRLGKELWTDGSDGDPISIYCAFNELDEARFVVNRIKTWQENGNALQDCAILYRSNAQSRVLEEALLQSSMPYRIYGGMRFFERQEIKDALAYLRLIANRNDDAAFERVVNTPTRGVGDRTLDVVRQTARERQMTLWQATRDLLQTKALAGRAASALQRFCELVDSLASETAEMPLHVQTDRVIKDSGLWMMYEQEKGEKGQARIENLEELVTATRQFSYQDEDEDLMPLQAFLSHAALEAGEGQADKWQDAVQLMTLHSAKGLEFSQVFIVGMEEGMFPSQMSLDEGGRLEEERRLAYVGVTRAMLKLTLTYAESRRLYGKEVYHRPSRFIGELPEECIEEVRLRASVSRPVNHQRMGAPVSKSDSGFSLGQRVKHAKFGEGTIINLEGSGEHSRVQVAFQGQGIKWLVAAYAKLETA, encoded by the coding sequence ATGGACGTTTCTGATCTGCTTAACGGTTTGAATGACAAACAGCGCGAGGCCGTGGCGGCACCGCGCAGCAACCTGCTGGTGCTGGCAGGCGCGGGTAGCGGAAAAACGCGCGTCCTGGTGCACCGCATCGCCTGGCTGCTGTCGGTAGAGAACTGCTCGCCCTATTCAATTATGGCGGTAACCTTTACCAACAAAGCGGCGGCGGAGATGCGTCATCGTATCGAGCAGCTGATCGGCACCAGCCAGGGCGGCATGTGGATCGGCACCTTTCACGGCCTCGCCCATCGCCTGCTGCGCGCGCACCATCTCGATGCCGGCCTGCCGCAGGATTTCCAGATCCTCGACAGTGAAGATCAGCTGCGCCTGCTGAAGCGCCTGATTAAGGCGATGAATCTGGATGAGAAGCAGTGGCCCGCGCGTCAGGGCATGTGGTACATCAACGGCAAAAAAGATGAAGGGCTGCGCCCGAAACATATTGAAAGCTACGGCAATCCGGTAGAGCAGACCTGGCTGCGCATCTATCAGGCGTATCAGGAAGCCTGCGACCGCGCCGGGCTGGTCGATTTCGCCGAGCTGCTGCTGCGCGCCCATGAGCTGTGGCTGTATAAGCCGCATATTCTCAATCACTATCGTGAACGCTTCAGCAATATCCTGGTCGATGAGTTCCAGGACACCAACAACATCCAGTACGCCTGGATCCGCATGCTGGCGGGCGACAGCGGCCGGGTGATTATCGTCGGCGACGACGATCAGTCGATCTACGGCTGGCGCGGCGCGCAGGTCGAGAATATCCAGCGCTTCCTGCAGGATTTCCCGGCGGCGGAAACCATTCGTCTTGAGCAGAACTATCGCTCCACCAACAATATCCTGAAGTCGGCCAACGCCCTGATCGCCAATAACAACGGCCGTCTCGGCAAAGAGCTGTGGACCGACGGCAGCGACGGCGATCCGATTTCAATCTACTGCGCCTTCAACGAGCTGGACGAAGCGCGCTTTGTGGTCAACCGCATCAAAACCTGGCAGGAGAACGGCAACGCCCTACAGGATTGCGCCATTCTCTACCGCAGCAACGCCCAGTCGCGCGTGCTGGAAGAGGCGCTGCTGCAGAGCAGCATGCCCTATCGCATTTACGGCGGCATGCGCTTCTTCGAACGTCAGGAGATCAAGGACGCGCTCGCCTATCTGCGCCTGATCGCCAACCGCAACGATGATGCGGCCTTTGAGCGCGTGGTCAATACGCCAACGCGCGGCGTCGGCGATCGCACGCTCGACGTGGTGCGCCAGACCGCGCGCGAACGCCAGATGACGCTGTGGCAGGCGACGCGCGATCTGCTGCAAACCAAAGCGCTGGCGGGCCGTGCGGCCTCGGCGCTGCAGCGCTTCTGTGAGCTGGTCGATTCGCTGGCGAGCGAAACCGCCGAAATGCCGCTGCATGTGCAGACCGACCGCGTTATCAAGGACTCCGGCCTGTGGATGATGTATGAGCAGGAGAAAGGCGAAAAGGGCCAGGCGCGTATTGAAAACCTTGAGGAGCTGGTGACGGCGACGCGCCAGTTCAGCTATCAGGATGAAGATGAAGATCTGATGCCGCTGCAGGCGTTTCTGTCGCACGCCGCGCTGGAAGCGGGCGAAGGCCAGGCAGATAAGTGGCAGGATGCGGTGCAGCTGATGACGCTGCACTCGGCGAAAGGCCTGGAGTTTAGCCAGGTCTTTATCGTCGGCATGGAAGAGGGCATGTTCCCGAGCCAGATGTCGCTGGACGAGGGCGGCCGTCTGGAAGAGGAGCGGCGTCTTGCCTATGTCGGCGTGACGCGCGCCATGCTGAAGCTGACGCTGACCTACGCCGAGTCCCGACGACTTTACGGCAAAGAGGTCTATCACCGCCCGTCGCGCTTTATCGGCGAGCTGCCGGAAGAGTGTATTGAAGAGGTGCGCCTGCGCGCCAGCGTCAGCCGGCCGGTTAACCATCAGCGTATGGGCGCGCCGGTTTCGAAAAGCGACAGCGGCTTTTCGCTCGGCCAGCGCGTTAAGCATGCGAAATTCGGCGAAGGCACCATTATCAACCTGGAAGGCAGCGGCGAACACAGCCGCGTGCAGGTGGCGTTTCAGGGCCAGGGCATCAAGTGGCTGGTGGCCGCCTATGCGAAGCTGGAAACCGCTTAG